Part of the Candidatus Wallbacteria bacterium genome, GGAAGGAAAGCTGTATCCATTCGAAGTCAAACTGTTTGGAAAAGCAGAACGGCATTTTAACCTTGAATTCAAAATTACCAGAGAACCATACGGTTTTCTGCGCAGACTCGCTCTGATCTTCAAGATCAAGCCGCTCAGGATCGAACGGACGTCGCTCGGGTTGTTCCACCTTGGCCGGCTGGCACCGGGCACCTTCAGACCCATGAGCATCAAAGAAATCGGGATGGCAGAGGAAATGCTTAAATGATCATCAAAAAAAAAATTTCAGACGCTGTCTTGTTAATGCAAAACCTGGCTGAATTTGAGACGATCAGTCTCGGGATCTGGGTAAAATGTGGAAGCATCTTTGAGAACAACAAGCTCAACGGTATTTCACATTTTATCGAACACATGGTCTTCAAAGGCACCGGAAACAGAAGCGCACGTGACATCGCAGAAGAGCTGGACCTGATCGGCGGCCAGGTAAACGCTTTTTCTGCCAAGGAGTATACCTGCTTCTATGGCAGAGTCACCACCAGGAATCTGGAGCAGGCAGTCGATATCCTTTTCGACATTGTCTTGAATCCAGCTTTTAAGGAAGAGGATTTTGTCAAAGAAAAGAATGTGATCCTGGAAGAAATCAAGATGTACGAAGATACTCCGGATGAAATAATCCATGACTTGCTGCCGCTGCACATCTTCCATGACTCCAGCTTGAAACTCCCCATTCTGGGTTCTCCGGACAGCCTGTCCGGCATTACCCTTGCAGATCTGGAAAATTACTATCGCAAAAATTATGTAAGCTCCAACATGATCATCTCAGTCTGCGGGAAAATAAACTGCGATCAGATTGAGTCACTGATCAGACCGAGAATTGAAGCTGCAGCAGGAAAAATCAGAAAGCGGACTCCAGGCAAAGGCGGGGGAAGTTTCTGCAATGGAGCCTGGCACAAGGAAAAAAACATTGAACAATGCCACCTCCTGATCGGATTTCCCGGAATTTCACAACTCGACAGAAGACTTTACAGCCTGAATCTCCTGAACAACGTACTGGACGGGAGCATGAGTTCGAGAATTTTCCAGAAAATAAGGGAGGACATGGGCCAGGCCTATTCCACATATTCTTACCTGCTGAATTACATGAATCAGGGACTTTACGCGATCTATGCTGCCTGCGACCCTAAAAACATTCCTGCTGTCACTGAATCCATCTGGAATGAAATCAATAAGCTGAAAAAAGAGGGAATCACGGACAGGGAACTCCAGATTTCTAAAAATCAGTATATCAGCAGCCTGTATCTGTCGATGGAAAGTACATACAACAGGATGCTGAGGATGGCGAAATACGAATTTTATTACAGCCGGAACATCCCATTGTCGGAAGTCGTAAGCCGGATTGAGGAAATCGACCGTGACGATCTTCTGAAGGCTGCTGATGACATACTTTCTGAGGAAAAGTCTTTTATGGTGACTGTTGGAGCAAAAAGCGGAGGATAAGATGAGTTTGCAGACGAGGATCAGCTCTCTCCAGAAAATCGTGCGGGAAAACGGATACGATGGTTTTCTGATTTATTCGCCGGAAAACCTCTTTTACCTGACTTCCTTTTACGCTACCGAATATGGATATTTACTGGTCACTGAGAAAAAAGTGTTTCTGCTGACTAATTTCATTTATAAAGAGCAGGCCCTGGACTGTTTTAAGAAAATCAAGGGTGAAATCGTAGACTGCAAAGGTAAATGCATTGAATTTCTGAGGGAGAATCTGAAAAAAAACGGTAAATATTACATTGAAGGCGTAATTCCTCATTATATTTACAAAAGTCTAAGCAGTGAACTGATAGGGATCAAACTGGATTCCAACGTCGAGATCCTGAAAAAAATGAGAATGATCAAGGAAAAAGATGAGATCAAATCAATTACTGAAGCCATTGAACTGACGGAGAAAGGCTTTGATTACATCAGAAAAGTGATTAAACCGGGACTCAGCGAACTTGAAATCAAAGCTGAACTGGAGTATTTCCTCGCCAGGCACGGGGCCGAGAAAATGTCTTTTGACAGCATCATAGCTGCAGGGAAGAATTCTGCTTATCCTCATGCCAAGACCGGAAACGGCAAAGTCAAAAAAGGTGATTTCCTGAAAATGGATTTCGGTATTTTCCAGGGGCATTACTGCTCAGACATGACACGTACAGTCGGCATCGGAAGCTTAAACCGGAAACAGCTGGAAATCTATCATGTCGTGCTGGAAGCCCAGCTTGCTGCCATGGACGGAATCAGACCGGGCATGAAGGGCAGGGAAGCCCACGAGCTTGCCGGTAATGTGATCGCCAGAGCCGGTTACGGGGATTACTTCGGCCATGGACTTGGTCATGGAGTTGGACTGGAAGTACATGAAGGACCAAGACTGTCTGCCATGTCCGAAGATGAACTTAAACCTGGGATGGTGGTGACTGTGGAACCGGGAATTTATCTGCCCGGGCTGGGTGGAGTGAGAATCGAAGACATTGTCGTGATTGAAAAAAAAGGCTGCCGCAGTTTGAATCATGCCTGCAAGGAACTTGTCCTGCTATAAGGAGGTATCTCATGAAAAAGCATCTGCTGGTTTACCTGCTTCTTACAAGCTGGCTGTATTGCTTTGCCGATTCCATTCTCAGTTTCGATCTTCCAAAGGATTATATTGACAAGAGAGACAGGAAAAAACTGCTGCTTTCGATCAAAATCCCCGCTGAACTCAATTCTGACCAGGAAGCTGTCACCAAGAAAAAAATCGACACTTCTTATGTCGAACTTGCCCCCTGGACTCCCAATACGAAACCCCTGGACTATGAAAAATTGAATCTCCTGGCTTCCAAAGGCCTGATCACAGGCACCTCGGATTATCTGCTGAAGGCAGGCCGGATCAAAAACAGGTATGACATCTGCAACATGCTTTCCTGCATCTATCATATTCTTTTCAGGCGCGACAAGGAAGATCTGATCGAGATGGGAGTGAACAAGGATGATATCTTTTTTGTGGAAGCCATGTTCAACCAGTTCAGCGAAGAGCTGAAATCCTACTCCGAAATAGATCAGAACGCCATCAAGGAAAGGCTGAAGCTTCTGAAGAAACAGCTTAAAGGCGGCCGGGGTGAGGTACGCGTGGTAGAGGTTCAGGAAGAGGACGACGGATCGACACTGCTGTACCTGACTCTGCAGGAAGACAAAGAAAAGGTGAAATAGGGGTAACTTACCAACATACAAACATCTAAACCTACCAACTTCAAGGGATGGAAGAGCGACAAAAGTGAGCATCGATTGAAGCAACACGACCGGCTGACCATTGCTGATGTATTGCGATTTCGCTTGCCAATTTCCATTGGCTGGACTATAATATGTTTAAGAATATAAGTGGTGGGGATTATGAAAACATTAACAGTGGTCTTGCTCCTGATCTGTATCTCATCAGCCTTCGCCGATTATCAGAAAGCACAATCTCTCTATCAGGACTCCATTAAAATGCTGGAAGCCGGTGATGTTGCCAAAGCCTTTGACACGTATCAGGCGGCGGTTTCCTGCGATAATTCAATACTCACCCTGAAAAACCAGGTGCTGGCGGAATTCCAGCTCAAAAAAATGGAAAAGGAAACTTCGCTGATCAACCTGGCCAAGGCGTATTTTATCTGCGGTAATTATCTCAAGACTTCAGGTTTTGTCAAGAAAATATTCATCCTTTTCCCATCCACTTCAAAAGAATACTGGGAAGCTTCCGCGCTGCAGGATCAGGTTAACAGGATCGAACGTGACCAGATCCAGGAAAAACCCGGGGAAGCTCGTGAAAAATACGTTAAAAACTCAGAAGTGGAATTCGCCAAGGAAAACAAACAGGAATTCTTCCGCTCCAGCTCAAAGGAGAGGGGCAGCAATAAGGATAGAAGCTCTTCCAGAGAGAACTATTCCAGCAACAACTGACAATTTGGCTCTGCAAAACAAATACCCTTACATTGCGTGAGGGTATTTTTATTTTCTGTTAGAAATCTGAGTTACGCGAGGATTTCGTTACATTTTTTGATTTTTTTAATCGAAAAGTCATCGATGCTATGATAAAATTCTCTTCTGACAGAGATTATTAAACATAAGGAGCAGCCCATGCCCCAGGATTATGAAGTCATTGCCCAGCTGATCAAGACATCCAGGAAAAAGACCCCGGTCAAAGTATATCTGAGCGGGAAATTGTCCGGAATCGACTGGAAAAACAGCTTTTTCGGGAACGATGATTTTGGAATTTACATCGGCGAATGGCAGGAATTTTCAGAAATACTGTCAGCAAATGCTCAGAAAATCAAGCATTACTGCCTGGAGAACAGCTGCCGCAACTCGGCGCTGCCGATCGCTGACTATAAAGCTTACGAAGCCAGGATCGAACCAGGAGCGATTATCAGGGACGGGGTGAAGATCGGAAAGAATGCCGTAGTCCTGATGGGAGCAGTGATCAACATCGGAGCCGAGATCGGCGAGCGGACCATGATCGACATGAACTGCGTGATCGGCGCCAGAGCCATCATCGGAACTGACACACACATCGGGGCTGGAGCAGTAATTGCAGGAGTGCTGGAGCCGCCTTCCGCGGACCCGGTCAGGATCGGAAATCATGTACTGGTCGGGGCAAACGCAGTGGTACTGGAAGGAGTGATCGTAGGCAGCCATTCAGTGATCGGAGCCGGCAGTGTTGTCACAAAAGACATTCCTGATTATTCCGTAGCCATTGGTTCTCCGGCGCGGGTCGTGAAGAAAGTCGACGATGCTGTCAAGGATAAGACCAGGCTGCTGGCCGAACTGAGAGAACTCTGATGATGCTGCACACCTATAACTATCTTCCGCTCACTGTCCATAAGGCAAACGGATCATATCTCCATACTGAAAGCGGGGATATTTTTTTCGACACATTCAGCGGACTTGGCGTGAATCTGCTCGGATTTTCCGATCCGGAACTCAACATGGTCCTCGCAGAAACTGCCAAACGATACCTTCATCTTTCAAATTATTTTCTCAGCCCTGAAACCGAGAGATTAGCATCAAAACTTACGGCCCTGACCGGTGCGGGTGGAGTTTTTTTTGCCAATTCCGGCGCTGAAGCCATAGAAGCTGCATTGAAGATAGTCAGGAAACACTGGGGCGGTAAACGGAAGAAGATCTTTACCATGGAAGGAAATTTTCACGGCCGCACTATGGGAGCCTTGTCACTCTGCACCAGAAAGCGGATCAGGGATTCTTTTGAACCGCTTTATCCGGCTGAAATTATTCCTCTGTCCAAATTCGAGGCTCTGGATTCTCTGCTCGGTTCAGATACAGCAGCAATTTTCCTGGAACCGCTTCAGGGAGAGGGTGGAATACACGAAATCTCTGAGAAGACCTGGACAGATCTTTGCGATTTGAGAAGAAAACACGGATTTCT contains:
- a CDS encoding pitrilysin family protein; this encodes MIIKKKISDAVLLMQNLAEFETISLGIWVKCGSIFENNKLNGISHFIEHMVFKGTGNRSARDIAEELDLIGGQVNAFSAKEYTCFYGRVTTRNLEQAVDILFDIVLNPAFKEEDFVKEKNVILEEIKMYEDTPDEIIHDLLPLHIFHDSSLKLPILGSPDSLSGITLADLENYYRKNYVSSNMIISVCGKINCDQIESLIRPRIEAAAGKIRKRTPGKGGGSFCNGAWHKEKNIEQCHLLIGFPGISQLDRRLYSLNLLNNVLDGSMSSRIFQKIREDMGQAYSTYSYLLNYMNQGLYAIYAACDPKNIPAVTESIWNEINKLKKEGITDRELQISKNQYISSLYLSMESTYNRMLRMAKYEFYYSRNIPLSEVVSRIEEIDRDDLLKAADDILSEEKSFMVTVGAKSGG
- a CDS encoding aminopeptidase P family protein; protein product: MSLQTRISSLQKIVRENGYDGFLIYSPENLFYLTSFYATEYGYLLVTEKKVFLLTNFIYKEQALDCFKKIKGEIVDCKGKCIEFLRENLKKNGKYYIEGVIPHYIYKSLSSELIGIKLDSNVEILKKMRMIKEKDEIKSITEAIELTEKGFDYIRKVIKPGLSELEIKAELEYFLARHGAEKMSFDSIIAAGKNSAYPHAKTGNGKVKKGDFLKMDFGIFQGHYCSDMTRTVGIGSLNRKQLEIYHVVLEAQLAAMDGIRPGMKGREAHELAGNVIARAGYGDYFGHGLGHGVGLEVHEGPRLSAMSEDELKPGMVVTVEPGIYLPGLGGVRIEDIVVIEKKGCRSLNHACKELVLL
- the dapD gene encoding 2,3,4,5-tetrahydropyridine-2,6-dicarboxylate N-acetyltransferase encodes the protein MPQDYEVIAQLIKTSRKKTPVKVYLSGKLSGIDWKNSFFGNDDFGIYIGEWQEFSEILSANAQKIKHYCLENSCRNSALPIADYKAYEARIEPGAIIRDGVKIGKNAVVLMGAVINIGAEIGERTMIDMNCVIGARAIIGTDTHIGAGAVIAGVLEPPSADPVRIGNHVLVGANAVVLEGVIVGSHSVIGAGSVVTKDIPDYSVAIGSPARVVKKVDDAVKDKTRLLAELREL
- a CDS encoding aminotransferase class III-fold pyridoxal phosphate-dependent enzyme, translating into MMLHTYNYLPLTVHKANGSYLHTESGDIFFDTFSGLGVNLLGFSDPELNMVLAETAKRYLHLSNYFLSPETERLASKLTALTGAGGVFFANSGAEAIEAALKIVRKHWGGKRKKIFTMEGNFHGRTMGALSLCTRKRIRDSFEPLYPAEIIPLSKFEALDSLLGSDTAAIFLEPLQGEGGIHEISEKTWTDLCDLRRKHGFLIVVDEVQSGMFRTGNFLCCNKWKTHADLITLGKGLGGGLPLSACLVRQGLETIFQPGDHGSTFGGNPAACALGSKVLEIIVRDKLDRRVSRLGKIFTDKLNSCRERHPDLVLEVRGKGFMLGVELTNEKLATYLKEAFFQRKILVNITSDKVWRLLPNFRITEKQIEWLSECFEEILSAYQKA